The following are encoded together in the Hoplias malabaricus isolate fHopMal1 chromosome 3, fHopMal1.hap1, whole genome shotgun sequence genome:
- the evi5b gene encoding ecotropic viral integration site 5 protein homolog isoform X4, producing the protein MNISWLLETDSKSLRSVNGSRRNSGSSLVSSSSASSNLSHLEEDTWILWGRIVNEWEDVRKKKEKQLKELVRKGIPHHFRAIVWQLLCSAQNLPIKDQYSELLKMTSPCEKLIRRDIARTYPEHEFFKEKDSLGQEVLFNVMKAYSLVDREVGYCQGSAFIVGLLLMQMPEEEAFCVFVKLMQDYRLRELFKPSMAELGLCMYQFECMIQEQLPELHMHFQAQSFHTSMYASSWFLTIFLTSFPLPVATRIFDIFMCEGLEIVFRVGLAILQMNQAELIQLDMEGMLQYFQKVIPHQLDSGPDKVIQVAYQVKYNAKKMKKLEKEYTTIKTKEMEEQVEIKRLRTENRLLKQRIDTLEKESASLADRLIQGQVTRAQEAEENYLVKRELATVKQQSEEASALLEQAQSTIRQLQQQQQQPAKGNPRYSEEFILQLERELVHARLKEAESQCALKEMQDKILDMEKRNMSLPDENNVVRLQEELIGVKLREAEAMTGLKELRQQVRNLEDHWQRHLARTAGRWKDSPRKNAASELQDELMSVRLREAEAQAELRETRQRMLELETQNQIHSNQLRRAEQDARSLQERLQIMTSQNKMLQTELKEAKRKQAEIECKNKEEVMAVRLREADNIAAMAELQQQISELEIQKEEGRVKGQLKNTDSSQYIRDLKDQITELKHEIRCIKGQRGFPGQTSFDGIHMVNHYARDDESGQSSDEDGMKLPSHLGALPGTGRITLHPQLEDSDSEGDEDGEGLRLMVPSNSSHKTTTV; encoded by the exons GAACTAGTCAGGAAGGGCATCCCACATCACTTCCGGGCAATAGTGTGGCAGCTACTATGCAGTGCCCAGAATTTGCCCATAAAAGACCAGtactctgagctgctgaagATGACATCTCCCTGTGAGAAGCTCATCCGCAGGGACATCGCCCGGACTTACCCAGAGCATGAGTTCTTCAAGGAGAAGGACAGTCTGGGCCAGGAGGTTCTATTCAATGTCATGAAG GCTTACTCTCTGGTGGACAGGGAAGTGGGCTACTGCCAGGGGAGTGCGTTCATTGTTGGCCTTCTGCTCATGCAG ATGCCGGAAGAGGAGgcattctgtgtgtttgttaagCTGATGCAGGATTACCGTTTAAGGGAACTATTCAAACCTAGCATGGCTGAACTGGGCCTCTGCATGTACCAGTTTGAATGTATGATTCAG GAGCAGCTGCCTGAGCTGCACATGCATTTTCAGGCTCAGAGTTTCCACACTTCCATGTATGCCTCATCATGGTTTCTCACAATCTTTCTCACCTCCTTTCCCTTGCCTGTTGCTACACGGATCTTCGATATCTTCATGTGTGAG GGTCTGGAGATAGTGTTTCGTGTAGGCTTGGCCATTCTTCAGATGAATCAGGCAGAGCTTATTCAGCTGGACATGGAGGGCATGTTGCAg TACTTTCAGAAGGTCATCCCTCACCAGCTGGACAGTGGACCagacaaagttatacaagttgCTTACCAAGTCAAATATAATGCCAAGAAGATGAAAAA GTTAGAGAAGGAATACACTACAATAAAAACCAAGGAGATGGAGGAACAGGTCGAGATAAAG AGGCTACGCACAGAGAACAGGCTGCTGAAGCAGAGGATAGACACCTTGGAGAAA GAAAGTGCTTCCTTGGCAGATAGATTGATTCAG GGTCAGGTGACGCGAGCTCAGGAGGCGGAGGAGAATTACCTGGTCAAGCGGGAGCTGGCCACGGTCAAACAGCAAAGCGAGGAGGCAAGTGCGCTGCTGGAACAGGCCCAAAGCACCATCAGACAGctccaacagcagcagcaacagcctGCG AAGGGAAACCCTCGCTACTCCGAGGAGTTCATTCTGCAGTTAGAGAGGGAGCTTGTCCATGCGAGACTGAAGGAGGCTGAGTCCCAGTGTGCTCTTAAAGAGATGCAGGACAAAATCCTTGATATGGAAAAG AGAAATATGTCTCTGCCGGACGAGAACAACGTGGTTCGCCTGCAGGAGGAGCTCATTGGTGTAAAGTTGAGAGAGGCTGAGGCTATGACAGGCCTTAAAGAGCTCAGACAGCAGGTCAGAAATCTGGAGGACCACTGGCAG AGGCACCTGGCCCGTACAGCTGGTCGCTGGAAGGACAGCCCGCGGAAGAATGCAGCCAGTGAACTGCAGGATGAACTGATGAGTGTAAGACTGAGAGAGGCAGAGGCACAGGCTGAGCTCAGAGAGACCAGGCAGAGGATGCTGGAATTGGAGACACAg aaccAGATCCACAGTAACCAGCTGCGGCGAGCAGAGCAGGATGCACGCAGCCTGCAGGAACGATTGCAAATCATGACCAGTCAGAATAAAATGCTACAAACAGAGCTGAAGGAGGCCAAGCGCAAACAGGCTGAGATTGAGTGCAAG aataAAGAAGAGGTGATGGCAGTAAGACTGAGAGAAGCTGATAACATAGCTGCCATGGCTGAGCTTCAACAGCAAATCTCTGAACTGGAGATTCAG AAAGAAGAAGGGAGAGTAAAGGGGCAACTGAAAAACACAGACTCCAGCCAATATATTCGTGACCTCAAAGACCAGATAACAGAGCTCAAGCATGAG ATTCGCTGTATAAAAGGCCAGAGAGGCTTCCCAGGCCAGACCAGTTTTGACGGGATCCACATGGTCAACCACTACGCTAGGGACGACGAGTCGGGTCAGTCTTCAGACGAGGATGGGATGAAGCTGCCATCCCACCTGGGAGCCCTTCCAGGAACTGGCCGCATTACACTCCACCCCCAGCTGGAAGACTCGGACAGCGAGGGGGACGAGGACGGAGAGGGTCTGAGGCTAATGGTGCCCTCAAACAGCAGCCATAAGACCACCACTGTGTGA